In a single window of the Terrirubrum flagellatum genome:
- a CDS encoding LysR family transcriptional regulator produces the protein MKDWDDIRIFLAVSRAGSLNAGARLLGLTQPTVSRRIHLFEGRLGVSLFGRTQDGLVLTEAGKSLWHRALAIEEHAEAISRQVLRHDDRMGGVVRISATEGLGAFWLTKRLTRLATKHPHITTEILLDNGVTDLMKRDADVAIRLGRPQARELIAKRVGDMRFSLFASRDYVARHGAPAELRDVLRHPLVTFMWDGASGGDEWRDLVASHPQVAFKTNSSIAQVYAVRAGFGVGLLPTYVQEDSPDLMPILPGQHWPHRDIWLVAHRDVKMSPRIRAVYNEIAAQFTESRRTGGARRVEELAQV, from the coding sequence ATGAAAGACTGGGACGACATCAGGATTTTCCTCGCCGTCAGTCGCGCCGGCAGCCTGAACGCGGGCGCCCGGCTTCTCGGCCTGACGCAGCCGACGGTCAGCCGTCGCATTCATCTCTTCGAGGGACGCCTCGGCGTTTCGCTGTTCGGCCGCACGCAGGACGGACTGGTGCTCACCGAAGCGGGCAAGTCGCTCTGGCATCGCGCGCTCGCGATCGAGGAGCATGCCGAGGCGATCAGCCGACAGGTGCTGCGCCATGACGATCGCATGGGCGGCGTGGTGCGCATTTCCGCGACGGAAGGCCTCGGAGCCTTCTGGCTCACCAAGCGGCTGACGCGTCTCGCGACGAAGCATCCGCACATCACCACCGAGATTCTGCTCGACAATGGCGTCACCGATCTCATGAAGCGTGACGCGGACGTCGCCATCCGTCTTGGCCGTCCGCAGGCGCGCGAGCTGATCGCAAAGCGCGTGGGAGACATGCGTTTCAGCCTGTTCGCCTCGCGCGACTATGTGGCGCGACATGGCGCGCCGGCGGAGTTGCGCGACGTGCTGCGCCATCCGCTCGTGACCTTCATGTGGGACGGCGCGTCAGGCGGCGACGAATGGCGCGATCTGGTGGCGTCGCATCCGCAGGTGGCGTTCAAGACCAACAGCTCGATCGCCCAGGTCTACGCCGTTCGCGCCGGCTTCGGCGTCGGCCTGCTTCCGACCTATGTCCAGGAGGACAGTCCGGACCTCATGCCGATCCTTCCCGGGCAGCACTGGCCGCATCGCGACATCTGGCTGGTCGCCCATCGCGACGTGAAGATGAGCCCGCGCATCCGGGCCGTCTACAACGAGATCGCCGCGCAATTCACCGAATCCCGCCGCACTGGCGGAGCGCGCCGCGTCGAGGAGCTCGCGCAGGTTTGA
- a CDS encoding GNAT family N-acetyltransferase: MSVRFQIVANAEQRQQAYAIRAIVYVGEQNCPWDEEFDGNDDAATQILGLCDGEPFATARIRWFAEFAKLERLAIRQPYRHLGYGHELLDYLIALCREKGFRKAYLHAQSRLETFYRRHGFTSIGRPFGFSDHDYIEMVADLALNPAAISLEDGPMVINRPEGQWGQAGVLEHSLRRLANQKSPVFTPSFR, translated from the coding sequence ATGTCGGTCCGTTTTCAGATCGTGGCCAACGCCGAGCAGCGGCAACAGGCCTACGCCATTCGCGCCATCGTCTATGTGGGCGAACAGAACTGCCCCTGGGACGAGGAGTTCGACGGAAATGACGACGCCGCGACCCAGATCCTCGGGCTTTGCGACGGCGAACCCTTCGCGACGGCGCGCATTCGCTGGTTTGCGGAATTCGCCAAGCTCGAACGGCTGGCGATCCGCCAGCCTTACCGCCATCTCGGCTACGGCCACGAGCTTCTCGATTATCTGATCGCGCTCTGTCGCGAGAAAGGCTTTCGCAAGGCCTATCTTCACGCCCAGTCGCGGCTCGAAACCTTCTATCGCAGACATGGCTTTACGTCGATCGGGCGGCCATTCGGCTTCTCCGATCACGATTATATCGAGATGGTCGCCGATCTCGCTCTCAATCCCGCGGCGATCAGCCTCGAGGACGGGCCGATGGTGATCAACCGGCCGGAGGGGCAGTGGGGACAGGCCGGCGTGCTCGAACATTCGCTGCGCCGCCTCGCAAATCAGAAATCTCCCGTCTTCACCCCCAGCTTCCGCTGA
- a CDS encoding cysteine hydrolase family protein, with translation MQIRFVNAPTLVLIDIQKEYTTPGRPFFLQEIGPSLKNCRLLLSAARRAGARVIHVRHVQDGPVFKRGAAESDFVEGFSPLNNEIHLLKSKLSCYANERFAPLIDEAKPGSVYVAGYGSTMCCMATVAAAPLFGHKLNFIHDASWARSSSGLSEEELHRNATAILGIHGALATTKETIARFEEAQSPVLAAE, from the coding sequence ATGCAAATCCGCTTCGTCAACGCGCCCACGCTCGTGCTGATCGACATCCAGAAGGAATATACGACGCCAGGGCGGCCGTTCTTTCTTCAGGAGATCGGTCCAAGCCTGAAGAACTGCCGGCTGCTGCTGTCGGCCGCGCGGCGAGCCGGCGCGCGCGTGATCCATGTGCGGCATGTGCAGGATGGTCCGGTGTTCAAGCGCGGCGCGGCGGAGAGCGATTTCGTCGAGGGCTTTTCGCCTCTCAACAATGAAATTCATCTGCTGAAATCGAAACTGTCCTGCTACGCCAACGAGCGCTTCGCGCCGCTGATCGATGAGGCGAAGCCGGGCTCGGTCTATGTCGCGGGCTATGGCTCGACCATGTGCTGCATGGCGACCGTCGCGGCGGCGCCGCTCTTTGGGCACAAGCTCAATTTCATCCATGACGCGTCATGGGCGCGGTCGAGCTCTGGCCTCAGCGAAGAGGAGCTGCATCGCAACGCGACCGCGATCCTCGGCATCCATGGCGCGCTGGCGACGACGAAGGAGACGATCGCGCGCTTCGAGGAGGCGCAGTCTCCGGTTCTCGCCGCTGAATGA